From a region of the Streptomyces venezuelae genome:
- a CDS encoding 2-hydroxy-3-oxopropionate reductase — translation MSTLPKIAWIGLGIMGSPMAENLLKAGYSVTGFTLEQDKLDRLAAAGGTAAGSIAEAVKDADVVITMVPASPQVEAISYGENGILENAKSGALIIDMSSITPQTSIDLAKNAAAKGIRVIDAPVSGGEAGAIEAVLSIMVGGEQADFDEALPVLEALGKVIVLCGPHGSGQTVKAANQLIVAVNIQACAEAVVFLEKSGVNLTAALDVLNGGLAGSTVLTRKKDNFLNRDFKPGFRIDLHHKDMGIVTDAARNVGAALPVGAVVAQLVASLRAQGDGGLDHSALLRAVERLSGAQI, via the coding sequence ATGAGCACCCTCCCCAAGATTGCCTGGATCGGTCTCGGAATCATGGGCTCCCCCATGGCCGAGAACCTCCTGAAGGCCGGCTACTCGGTCACCGGCTTCACCCTGGAGCAGGACAAGCTGGACCGTCTGGCCGCCGCCGGCGGCACCGCGGCCGGCTCGATCGCCGAGGCCGTCAAGGACGCCGACGTCGTCATCACGATGGTGCCCGCCTCCCCGCAGGTCGAGGCCATCTCCTACGGTGAGAACGGCATCCTGGAGAACGCGAAGTCCGGTGCGCTGATCATCGACATGTCGTCGATCACCCCGCAGACCTCGATCGACCTCGCGAAGAACGCCGCCGCCAAGGGCATCCGCGTCATCGACGCCCCGGTGTCCGGTGGCGAGGCCGGCGCCATCGAGGCCGTCCTGTCGATCATGGTGGGTGGCGAGCAGGCCGACTTCGACGAGGCCCTGCCGGTCCTGGAGGCCCTCGGCAAGGTCATCGTCCTGTGCGGTCCGCACGGCTCCGGCCAGACGGTGAAGGCCGCCAACCAGCTCATCGTCGCGGTGAACATCCAGGCGTGCGCCGAGGCCGTGGTCTTCCTGGAGAAGTCCGGCGTGAACCTCACCGCCGCCCTGGACGTCCTCAACGGCGGTCTGGCCGGCTCCACGGTCCTGACCCGCAAGAAGGACAACTTCCTGAACCGCGACTTCAAGCCCGGTTTCCGGATCGACCTGCACCACAAGGACATGGGCATCGTCACCGACGCCGCCCGCAACGTCGGTGCGGCCCTCCCGGTCGGCGCGGTCGTCGCCCAGCTGGTCGCCTCGCTGCGCGCCCAGGGCGACGGCGGCCTGGACCACTCGGCCCTGCTCCGTGCCGTCGAGCGCCTCTCCGGCGCTCAGATCTGA